Within Diabrotica virgifera virgifera chromosome 7, PGI_DIABVI_V3a, the genomic segment TGTCAGTCTACCATTGTTTCTGAAAAAATCtgcaaaaaaaaagattttaccgaaatttgataaattttttgaaaaaatcgcccgtttttctttagttttttatggttaaaaaatatttatttttaattttttggccaAATTGAGGTAAATTGCCACGTAAGAAACCTTCGTTTTTCAAATGCAatacgatttttttatttcagatatcccaatcctgagattaaatgtccgccatcatttttcgaggcctctaCAATATTACAAtacctctacaatattagtgtacgtgcataaatgaaaaaatatatattttttgtgctctctaagagttagatattaatatgaaaaaagttttatgtttatttttaataaaagttctgagaaaaaaattattatttttggtcatCTAAAGTATACTAGTACCTAAAGTCATTATTgcaaaatctttttaaaatttctACTGCTGTTTTAAATACCGTAAGAACTTTTATACTTAAACCATTTACATGTATAACACTTTTTGTATAACCAATTTAAAATTGTGAATTCAAAAAAAAGATTATTCTTATTCATCACTTGATTTTTGTTTCAGCATTGGCATTTTGCGACTGGTCAGAAAAGCAAAAGACACGAAGAGACATGCTGAAAACACATACCTTTCCCAGAGCATTCActaacaatttttacaatttagaAGACCTAATATCAAGTGAAACAGAAAATATGATTTCTCAGATTAAACCCAACGGAAGTACACAGTTAAAGAAAATTATTTCACGTAACTGTGCAAATATATTTCTTAGCCATTTCTGCTCCAAAAAATATGATACTGAGAACAAAAAATTTGTCCAGATGGTCGATAACTTTGACGAAATTTTTTATGAAGTAAATCAAGGGTACGCAGCTGACTTTTTACCCTTCTTGACACCGTTTTTAAAGAAGAATATGAATAGAATGAAGGCAGTTACTCATGAAATCAGACAATTCGTTACCGAGGAGATCATTGAAAAAAGATACCATGAGTTTGATGTGGATTCGGAACCTAGGGACTACGTAGAAAATTTGATCAAATCAGTTAAGGATGACGAGGTTGACTTCACGTGGGAAACTGCTTTATTTGCTTTAGAAGATATCATTGGTGGACATTCTGCCGTGGCAAATTTTTTGGCGAAATTATTTGCGTTTCTAGTCAATGAATCCGAGGTCCAACTAAAAATTCAACAGGAAATTGATGACAACGTAGGGAAAAACAAGCTCGTTACCATTGGAGATCGAAATGCTTTGCCATACACTGAAGCTGTTATTTATGAAGCTATTAGGCTCATTTCGTCACCTATTGTACCCAGAGTTGCAAATAGAGACAGTTCTATTAATGGtgagtaataatttttttttatctttttcatagtttgttttgttctttattaaagtttttaaattattttatttttatttctctttttttacacattattttcatattGTTGTATGTCTACTATTTTGATGGGCATGCTGTGTGACtctttgtcatttaatttattgTTCCTTCGCTTTTTCAGGTCATGGAACTGATTAAGTCacttgatttttttattttttctgtttatgttgtttttttttttcatccatTCCActgttaatatttttctttttagaTATGAGCTCTAGTTTAGTTAATATTCGTTGACTGTAGTAGTCTTTTATTTTGAACAATATCCAGCCTTCTCCCCGTTTCTACTAAATGGCTGTGATATAACACTAAACTTCTTTgtattttattcttatttttgcACTAATTTGGTTATGCAGAAATGTTTAAGTCAATGTTTTTGACTTGATAAAGTTTTCTAATtactaatataaaattttaagttaggtctttcatttttaaatttttgtttgaaCATTTTGAACTTACTTAAGAAATAAATCCGACATCTAGCAAACTGTTCTAGGCAAACTACGTTCTCCTTGCTAGTCTcttgttttttttaactttttatttaaCAAGCCAATCAGTTTATTAGCTGGAGTCAATTTTACTTACTTATTTAATGGGTGTATTTTAATGGTTACTTATTATCTATAATAATACACAGCAGTTAATCTAGTGCTGTTTTGAGCAATTACAAGTCCAACACAGCTAAATCTCAAACTTCTTGTACTTTAATTATTCTTTTCTTTGTTGCAGGATATAGAGTGGAAGAAGGATCCATCCTTTTCCTTAACAATTATGAACTCAACATGTCCGAAGAGTTGTGGGAGCAACCTAATAAGTTCATGCCTGAACGGTTCCTGAGGAACGGAACGATCTTTAAACCGGAACACTTTTTGCCTTTTGGAGGAGGGAGAAGAAGCTGCATGGGCTACAGGATGGTTCAACTTATATCCTTCGGATTCCTTGGCGGTCTCTTACAAAACTTCACGATACAACCAGTAGCAAATGAAACATATAAAGTACCAATTGGATCACTAGCGCTCGATAAAGATCctttcaaatttaaatttgtaCCAAGATAATTTTTCAGTTTGACTTTAACATTTGGAATTATTGAAATTCTGTATACTGGTGATATAATTTATTTTTGTGTtatatttagaatatttatttttgtatgaTAAGGAAAGACTTGTTGAATCTCTGaaggatatattttttaataaaacttatttGCCATAATCCGCTTAGTTTTTTCATTCAactacatttttgtataaaatattgttaagtaataaattaaacaaaaattaataaattaaaatatcgaaTAACGTTAAAAACGTTATTCGATATATTCTTCTGTAGGTATCGTCTCCTGTTAAGAGGTTGGTAATCCTGACcactatttttaattttgataCTACTTCTTCTTCTAATTTCGCCGTCTCCTTTCCAAGGTTGGCGATCCAAATGGCAACTGTAGCTATAGAAACTGCTGCACGAAAAATTTCTGCGGATGAGCGGTTACACCATCTTCTCCGGCACTTCAATCACGGGTTCTGGCGTCTTCCTACTGATCTTTTGCCCTGTAATTTATCTTTCAAAATGATTTGAAGTAGATTATATCTTCCCCCCTCAACATATTTGATACTAGAGCTCTGATTAAATCTACAGAACTGCATTAGTATCACTTCCTCAAATTCCTTAAGCGCATAGGCGCAAAACGCAAAACGTCGCCTGTCAAAaagttcaatgtgttttaaatgtgttcatctttttcgaatcttgagaaaactaataaattattttttaaaaatttaaacgcaaaaataAAAACGATttcattattactgagggccgagatttcctgaaaacttctagaagagttattttaataagatacatggataaaaataaaagagacaatttagtgtgatttttaaatatttgcatttcattaaaaaaaaactttttatttattctaaggtaTTTTCAGCcttcctcggtaataacgtaattttcatactgcgtttaaatttttcgaaaatacttatcagttttctcaggattcgaaaaaaatacatttaacgCACATTGAAAATTGTAACaagcgacattttgcgccttttccTAGAAAATTCAACTTTTTCCAATAACCCTATTTCCGTATATTTTATCCTGTATTATCGTATCTGTAACAACAAATACTGTTATTCTTTTATCACATGGCCCTTGAAACTGCAATTTTCttattttagttgtatttttGCTCTTTCTCCTTCAACACCACACTAACTAAGTGCTTATCCAAGATTTTTCATTCGCCTTCGACGTCACTACTTCTCTCCTAGTTTTGGTCACATTGGCCGCATTAGTGTACAGAAAAATCTCAAGCAAAAACAACAAGAAAACAAATAAGAAGTTCGAAGAAGACGGTTTGCTAGAACCGCCATCTCCTAGAAAACTACCTATTATTGGCCATCTTCACTTACTTGGCGGATATGAAGTTCCTTATCAAGCTTTCAAAGGCTAAATGTCAGGCCGTGGAGTTGGGATGTCTACATTGTAAAATGGAGTGCATCCTATCatccatgctatggcatgctggacgagccatacagcctgtagtcaacaccccgaagtatgagcgggaataCAAGGTGTacaatactcatacgcttatgaaacgcacctggcggatcgtaagggccttcacattttacttattttcaactagtcttgagtgaaatgtctttaatctttactatcagcctctcttggctaactcttgtttcttccgaccccgaatggctattagatttccgagggcagacgggtcactatatttctttctactacataCTCTTCACCGAACatttgccggtataagcaatcccccacttactgaccaacggcttcgggcagATTAGTTGgtaagtggtagggcactcttttgtcctagGGTCAAGAAATTGGCCCTAAAGGCGGATGAACCAATGAAgtggtcaacggcataaggatacGGAAGGGAACGGAAAACCACTGTATTAAAGGTCTAAAAGGCATTCCTAGACAACCATAATGGCATTAAAAAAAGCCCAAAAACACCTTACTGATCATGGAAGTCggaaaccaagatccggcaggagaGGTATACTTGAAGAATATGAGGCCTCTCAGGTCGTTAGCAAACGAAACCCTCATAATCAGAAGGAAACCATGAAAACCATTggtttagaaaaaataaaaaaaggaagaaCCCTAAGACTGGCCACATGGAACGTGAAGAGTTTATATCAACCAGGTAAGCACGATAACCTAACAGCTGAAATGGATCGCCTTAACATAAATATATTCGGTATCAGCGATGTTCAATGGCCGGATTCAGGAAAACTAACCACAAACAACGGCATGATGTATTATGTTGGTAACAATGATCCAAGACACCGATATGGAGTTGCCATACTTGTAGACAAAGAGACAAACAAATCTGTCGTTGGTTTTACCCCCTACTCAGAGAGATTGATGATGATTCAGTTGCAAACATTCTCTAAGAAGATAAACGTTGTccaaatatatgcacctactgcAGACAAAGATGAGGCCGAGATAGAAAGGTTCTACATGCAATTGAACGAAATCATAAGATCCACAAAAAAGATGACATATTGTTTTTGATGGGAGATTTCAACGCCAAGATTGGAAAAGGAAAAGTGGATGGATGTGTGGGAGAATTTGGTTTGGGAGAAAGAAATGAAAGGGGGACAGACTTGTCGAATTCTGCCAAAGCGAGGAGCTGGCAGTAATGAATACATTATTTAAACTACCTAAAAGAAGACTTTATACCTGGAAATCACCGGCGGATTCGGAAGATCACATTGTAAGAAACCAGATAGATTACATTTTAATCAAATCCACATATAAAAACACTAAGTCTGTGAGAACAGACCCCGGAGCTGACATAAATTCAGACCATAATCCACTAGTAGGCGTAataaagataaaattaaaaaagatccaaaaacaaacaaatatac encodes:
- the LOC126888859 gene encoding cytochrome P450 307a1-like → MFFSFAFDVTTSLLVLVTLAALVYRKISSKNNKKTNKKFEEDGLLEPPSPRKLPIIGHLHLLGGYEVPYQAFSALGRKFGDVVKLQLGGVKCVVVQGQKNIREGLVTKGSHFDSRPSFERYQQLFDGNKDNSLAFCDWSEKQKTRRDMLKTHTFPRAFTNNFYNLEDLISSETENMISQIKPNGSTQLKKIISRNCANIFLSHFCSKKYDTENKKFVQMVDNFDEIFYEVNQGYAADFLPFLTPFLKKNMNRMKAVTHEIRQFVTEEIIEKRYHEFDVDSEPRDYVENLIKSVKDDEVDFTWETALFALEDIIGGHSAVANFLAKLFAFLVNESEVQLKIQQEIDDNVGKNKLVTIGDRNALPYTEAVIYEAIRLISSPIVPRVANRDSSINGYRVEEGSILFLNNYELNMSEELWEQPNKFMPERFLRNGTIFKPEHFLPFGGGRRSCMGYRMVQLISFGFLGGLLQNFTIQPVANETYKVPIGSLALDKDPFKFKFVPR